The Acidobacteriota bacterium DNA window GATGTAGCCGTCTTCCGGCGCGCGACGGGCACCTGGCTGGTGAAACGCAGCAGCGACGGGCAATACCTATCAAACAGTGGGGCGTAGGGACGGATGTGCCGGTGGCGGCGGATTACGACGGGGACGGCAAAACGGACTTTGCCATCTGGCGCGCGGGCGCTTGGTACATCTGGCAGAGCGCGACGGCGGATTATCGCGTGCAAACGTGGGGGACTGCGACAGATACGCCCACGCCCGGCGATTACGACGGCGACGGTAAGACGGACTGCACGGTCTGGCGTGGCAGCGAAGGCCGCTGGTACATGCTGCGCAGTGCGGATGGCGCGTATCAAATTGAAAGCTGGGGCGCGGCAGCCGCACCGTATCACGACCTGCTTGTGCCCAACAGACTATGACGATTGACGGCGCTGGGCGCTGGAAAATAACAGTGGGGACACGGAGCGGGACAACCGTGTTCGTATTTGTCAGCGAACAGGGCCGTCAGGCTCTCTCAAAACATCCACAGGAGGCTAGCAATGCGTGCAATTCGGCAGGCCATTGACGCCGCCAATCAAAGTTTCGTGCAAGCTTTTCAACGCGGAGACGCCGCTGGCGTCGCTGCCTGTTACACCGCTGAGGCGCGCTTGCTGCCGCCCAACAGCCCGCCGCTGACAGGCACGGCGGCCATCGCAGCCTTTTGGCAAGGCGCAAGAGGTATGGGCGTCAAAGCGGCCAAGCTGGAAACCGTTGAACTGGAAACGCGCGGCGACCTGGCCGTCGAGATCGGTCAGTACACACCGACGATTCAACCTGCGCCCGAAACACGATGACCGATGTCGGCAAATATGTCGTCGTGTGGAAAGACGAAGGCGGCGTTTGGAAGCTGCATGTTGACATCTGGAACACCGACACACTGGCCTGAAGGAGCGACGCGATGAATGAACAAGACGACCGCACTGCGCGCAAGGCGAACCTGCGCAAAATTGTCGAGGCGTATTTCGAGGCATGGCGACGGCAAGATTTTGCGGCCATTCCTTATGCCACGAATGTCTGTTTGCGCGCGCCGCTGGCGCCGGGTGGCGTCCATCAGCCACTGCGCGGCATTGCGGCTTTGCGTGAACATTGGTGGGCGCCGTTGGAACTGGCCTTGGCGGGCGTGGGAATCACTATTCTGGATTGCTATTTCAACGCCGCGCTGACGGCGGTTTGCGCCGAAGCGTTGATCACGCTCAACGCGCTGGCGCCGCCGATCACCTTGCGTGTGGCAGATCGGTTTACCGTGAATGAGGCGGGCGAAATCAGCGAACAGGAAAACCATTTCGATCCGCGCGATGTCACCAATCCGGGCTGGCATAACAGCTAAGGTTAGACTCGCAAGACTTGGCGAAGACAATCATTCGGCAACATCAACACAAAGGAGCAACCCTATGAATCGAACTGTCGCAGCCGTCGGTTTAATCACTGTTATTGTTTGTTTCACTTTCGCCCAACCCGCGAAACCGAACCTGACTGGTACTTGGGAGCGTGTAGCGATGAGCGGCGCTGGCAACCCGGGCAAGGAAGCCATGACCATCGTTCACACGGAGCCATACCTTTACCTGCTTTACCGCATAAAAGATGGCGCCGGGGAGCGCACGCTAGATCTGAAAGGGATCATTGATGGCAAGTCGCATAAACAAGAGACGGAAGGGCAACCCGCAACGGTCATGGCGCAATGGGAAGGGCCGGAATTGATTTTGGACATCGAGCGCGAAGCCAGTTTTGGGTACTCACATACCCGGCGGAAAATAAAAATTTCAACCGATGGCAAAGCGCTGACAACCGAGCGGACGTGGTACACAAAAGAAGGGGCGCTAAGAAAAGAAACGGGCACAGAGAAATGGGAAAAGAAATAATTTCCCAACGGCGAACCTTGGTCTCACACCTTGTCAGTCGCAAGCAGAACTAAAAAAGGAGCAAGCATCATGTCTGTCACTGAAAACAAAAACCTCGTCACCCGCTACTTCACCGCCTTGAGCGGCCAGCCCAAACCCGAAGCGCTGGTGCGCCAATACACCAACGATCCGGCGTTGTTGGGACACGTCGCCTTTTTTGAAGCCGCCTTTCCGCGCTACGAGTTGTTTGCCGATGACCTGCTTGCCGAGGGCGACAAGGTCACCGTGCGCGCTCGCTTCGCAGGCGTGCAGCGCGGCGATTTGATGGGCAGCGCGCCCACTGGCAAAGCAGTGGCGTTGCCCTTCATCATCATTTACCGCATCGCGGACGGTTTGATCGCCGAGCATTGGATGGCTGTGGATCAGCTTGATCTGATGAAACAACTCGGCGTGATGCCGTCGTAACCAGCCGCCGCGCCTATTGCGTTCGAGTAGCGCGGCCCTCCATTCACCAAACCAGCAAAAGGAGCAAATTATGTCAGGCAAGATTTTGCAGATTAACTTTCAATTCAACGTACCGCGCGCCGCTTACGAACAAACCGTTGCGCCGCTGGCGAGCGAGTTCGCGGCGGTGCCCGGTTGCCGCTGGAAGATTTGGCTGATGAACGAAGCACACAATGAAGCCGGGGGCATCTATCACTTTGAAGACGATGCTGCGTTGCAGACATTTCTCGGCGGCCGGCTGGTCGCCCAAGTAACCAGCCATCCGGCCCTGAGCGATTTCGGCGTCAAACAGTTTGACGTGCTGGAAGCCGTTACCAAAGTGACGCGCGGGCCGGTGGAAAAGGCTGGTTCGGCTGCGGCGTAATGCGGGACTATCTGACGACGCAAAAGGAGCAAACAATGAGTGCACGTAGTCCTGAGTTAGAGAGCATCCGCACGGTGATTGAGCTGTACATTGATGGCGTCCGCACTGGGAACATCGAGTCATTGCGGCAGGCCTTCCATCCACAAGCAGCCATGTTCGGTTGGAAAGGGGCAGACTTGTTTGTCACGCCGATCCAAGGGTTATTTGACTATGTCGGCGCGACACCCGCGCCGGCCAACAGCGGCGAGCCGACGAAGTTCATCATCACGTCCATGCAAGTGGCCGGGAATGGCGCCACGGTGGAATTGGCGATGGATGCCTATCACGCGCACGATTTTCTGGATTTCTTTCAGTTGCTGAAAGCCGAAGGCCGGTGGTGGATTGTCAGCAAACTGTTTCAGGCCGATCCGCAAAGCGCGTGAAATACCTTCGATTCGAATCTTAACCAAAGGAGCAACTTTATGGCGCAATTTCCCGAAGCATTTGGCATGTCCGTCACGGTCGCGGATATGGATACGGCCCGCCGCTTTTACACCGAGCTTTATCCGCACGACCGCGTGTTGAACGGCGTCTTCGCGGGGATCAACTATCTCAGCCTCATGCGCGACGGCGAGACGCTGGTGAATATCTTCGAGCAGGGCGCGCACAACCCGCTGGCCGCCATCATGCCGACGTTGAAAGTGGACTCGGTGGCCGCCTTC harbors:
- a CDS encoding VCBS repeat-containing protein, encoding CSRLPARDGHLAGETQQRRAIPIKQWGVGTDVPVAADYDGDGKTDFAIWRAGAWYIWQSATADYRVQTWGTATDTPTPGDYDGDGKTDCTVWRGSEGRWYMLRSADGAYQIESWGAAAAPYHDLLVPNRL
- a CDS encoding DUF4440 domain-containing protein; this translates as MRAIRQAIDAANQSFVQAFQRGDAAGVAACYTAEARLLPPNSPPLTGTAAIAAFWQGARGMGVKAAKLETVELETRGDLAVEIGQYTPTIQPAPETR
- a CDS encoding nuclear transport factor 2 family protein — its product is MNEQDDRTARKANLRKIVEAYFEAWRRQDFAAIPYATNVCLRAPLAPGGVHQPLRGIAALREHWWAPLELALAGVGITILDCYFNAALTAVCAEALITLNALAPPITLRVADRFTVNEAGEISEQENHFDPRDVTNPGWHNS
- a CDS encoding ester cyclase yields the protein MSVTENKNLVTRYFTALSGQPKPEALVRQYTNDPALLGHVAFFEAAFPRYELFADDLLAEGDKVTVRARFAGVQRGDLMGSAPTGKAVALPFIIIYRIADGLIAEHWMAVDQLDLMKQLGVMPS
- a CDS encoding YdhR family protein yields the protein MSGKILQINFQFNVPRAAYEQTVAPLASEFAAVPGCRWKIWLMNEAHNEAGGIYHFEDDAALQTFLGGRLVAQVTSHPALSDFGVKQFDVLEAVTKVTRGPVEKAGSAAA
- a CDS encoding nuclear transport factor 2 family protein is translated as MSARSPELESIRTVIELYIDGVRTGNIESLRQAFHPQAAMFGWKGADLFVTPIQGLFDYVGATPAPANSGEPTKFIITSMQVAGNGATVELAMDAYHAHDFLDFFQLLKAEGRWWIVSKLFQADPQSA